A single region of the Thermococcus zilligii AN1 genome encodes:
- a CDS encoding helix-turn-helix domain-containing protein: MVRKLLAMAFILVLVLPPVTATAIYLYSDQGDMPLYEAISEKEKVAPGGDGDIVLALDLNYGFLNESMREKALALLTEAKAGRTVIVGLNTLRTLENGRPGILGVLGLTINFTKTGLVKISPNDHLKFTPFTYDSDTYGIALVGGKAKPVLLSGDIPVVSELRVGKGRLVIVAINPSALYLDTKNPAVAEFVVAIIRHYKGGVPLTSVAIGALASAGVVAYALNSHNPRIQRFREFLVGLVLALGAYMLPAREILKNEVRRGIYEYVKAKGYTTVNDVASMFSISRTNAKWHLSVLKRSGYVDETEVGNTVIFYPAGKRREAIKAFLLENRTRREILKMVKEGKSLSEISRVLGLSKSTVHYNLSILEKHGLIRPRGDGSYEVAEDT, encoded by the coding sequence ATGGTGAGAAAGTTGCTCGCCATGGCCTTTATCCTTGTCCTCGTCTTACCTCCTGTAACCGCGACGGCTATCTACCTATACTCAGATCAGGGGGATATGCCCCTCTACGAGGCCATCTCCGAGAAGGAAAAAGTTGCCCCCGGTGGGGATGGCGATATAGTCCTCGCCCTTGACCTCAACTACGGATTCCTAAACGAAAGCATGAGAGAAAAAGCCTTGGCTCTTTTGACGGAAGCAAAGGCCGGGAGGACTGTCATAGTTGGGCTTAACACCCTCAGGACGCTGGAAAATGGTAGGCCGGGAATATTAGGAGTTCTCGGTCTGACAATAAACTTCACGAAGACGGGCTTAGTTAAGATATCGCCAAACGATCACCTGAAGTTTACCCCCTTCACCTACGACTCAGATACATACGGCATAGCCCTCGTGGGTGGAAAGGCCAAACCGGTGCTCCTCTCTGGGGATATCCCAGTGGTGAGCGAGCTGAGGGTCGGTAAGGGGAGGCTTGTGATCGTCGCCATAAACCCAAGCGCCCTCTATCTTGATACAAAAAACCCAGCAGTTGCGGAGTTCGTGGTGGCCATAATAAGACACTACAAAGGCGGCGTCCCCCTCACGAGTGTGGCAATCGGGGCGTTGGCTTCCGCGGGGGTGGTTGCCTACGCGCTCAACTCCCACAATCCCCGCATCCAGAGGTTCCGGGAGTTTTTGGTGGGTCTTGTCCTGGCATTGGGTGCCTACATGCTCCCCGCGAGGGAAATCCTTAAGAACGAGGTGAGGAGGGGCATCTACGAGTACGTAAAAGCAAAGGGATACACAACCGTAAACGACGTCGCATCGATGTTCTCAATCTCGAGAACCAATGCCAAGTGGCACCTCTCTGTACTCAAGAGGTCCGGTTATGTGGACGAGACGGAAGTTGGCAACACGGTGATCTTCTATCCCGCAGGAAAAAGAAGAGAGGCAATAAAAGCGTTCCTCCTTGAGAACAGAACGAGAAGGGAAATTCTGAAAATGGTTAAGGAGGGAAAGTCCCTCAGCGAAATCTCCAGAGTTCTCGGGCTCAGCAAGTCCACCGTCCACTACAACCTTAGCATACTTGAGAAGCACGGCCTCATAAGGCCAAGGGGGGACGGGAGCTATGAAGTTGCCGAAGATACCTGA
- the artF gene encoding archaeosortase family protein ArtF, producing MKLPKIPELAIFVGFLIVSTVVVMVLGVKYGGPLIKVEAANIHSLLSMVGIENALVGNMIYLPGERMTFEITWECSGMFSILLYTVVYFAIPKLRRRLWEYLIGVSVIYLLNLGRIFLAIYAYHTFGEGAFSLLHYTIGPLLMFTVVVLLLASAFVKSLRPN from the coding sequence ATGAAGTTGCCGAAGATACCTGAGCTCGCTATATTTGTAGGCTTCCTCATAGTTTCAACCGTTGTTGTCATGGTTCTGGGCGTCAAGTACGGAGGCCCTCTGATAAAGGTTGAAGCCGCCAACATACACAGCCTCCTTTCAATGGTTGGAATAGAAAACGCCCTCGTCGGGAACATGATATATCTGCCCGGCGAGAGGATGACCTTCGAGATAACGTGGGAGTGCAGCGGGATGTTCAGTATACTCCTCTACACCGTGGTCTACTTCGCTATCCCGAAGCTCAGGAGGCGTCTCTGGGAATACCTCATCGGCGTGTCAGTAATATATCTCCTGAACCTCGGCAGGATTTTTCTGGCCATATACGCATACCACACCTTTGGGGAGGGGGCCTTCTCGCTGCTCCATTACACCATAGGGCCGCTCCTCATGTTCACGGTGGTTGTCCTTCTCCTCGCGAGCGCGTTTGTGAAGAGCCTTCGTCCAAATTGA
- a CDS encoding oxygen-binding di-iron domain-containing protein has translation MIKNMNSYPLYDDGEHKVYWLGIEEAEDERGILTNQYLVVDGSEAAIIEPGGFFVFSRVLKNVSSIVPPTRIKYLMYSHQDPDVIAGLNLWFEYAPLAKFVISELWVRFLPHLAVLSAGRTIGIPDRGSDFKLGNSTIKAVPSHYLHSPGNFSFYDEKSGILFSGDIGAAAFPKGEWYLFVEDFDEHAKHMEGFHKRYMSSTKALRAWVRQVRRLNPRTIAPQHGAIFSDENVGKFLDWLEGLEVGIDVFEGEFYRD, from the coding sequence ATGATAAAGAATATGAACAGCTATCCCCTGTACGATGATGGCGAACACAAGGTTTACTGGCTTGGTATAGAGGAAGCCGAGGACGAGAGGGGGATTCTCACCAACCAGTACCTCGTCGTTGATGGTAGTGAGGCAGCTATAATCGAGCCAGGGGGCTTTTTTGTCTTCTCCAGGGTTCTTAAAAACGTCTCATCGATAGTGCCGCCGACCCGGATAAAGTACCTCATGTACTCCCACCAGGATCCGGACGTCATAGCAGGTCTAAATCTCTGGTTCGAGTACGCTCCGCTGGCGAAGTTCGTCATCTCGGAGCTCTGGGTTCGCTTTCTCCCGCACCTTGCAGTTCTTAGCGCGGGGAGAACGATAGGCATTCCTGACAGGGGCTCGGATTTCAAGCTTGGAAACTCAACGATAAAGGCCGTCCCAAGCCACTACCTCCACAGTCCGGGAAATTTCTCGTTCTACGACGAGAAGAGTGGGATACTGTTCAGCGGTGACATAGGGGCCGCAGCCTTCCCGAAGGGCGAGTGGTACCTCTTTGTGGAGGACTTTGATGAGCATGCCAAACACATGGAGGGCTTTCACAAGCGCTACATGAGCTCTACGAAGGCTTTGCGGGCGTGGGTCAGACAGGTGAGGAGGCTGAACCCGAGGACCATAGCGCCGCAGCACGGGGCTATCTTCAGTGACGAGAACGTTGGAA